One window of the Triticum dicoccoides isolate Atlit2015 ecotype Zavitan chromosome 3B, WEW_v2.0, whole genome shotgun sequence genome contains the following:
- the LOC119276277 gene encoding pentatricopeptide repeat-containing protein At4g36680, mitochondrial-like, which translates to MAAIFSASGRRLLSTAAAAAEFPVPMARIRNLARVGRLDDIDAAVAPLVPTNPKAVISALSVVGLSDRASAILSTIPSPTAEHLNALLAPLLRRRRLAERVPALLDAHPSAPRDAFTWSILAKSLCITKGADHAVYLLHGEEPPSLHLYTAIIDSYYKQKKPHRAEELWREMVEERGIAPDAAAYNVRITYKSSTGTVEEVQELIRAMGEESGLRPDVISYNGLIRVLGRHKRVDEALEVYRSLQEKGVEGNTEAKSAPECATYACMVGALCSEGRLSEAEDVFYEGVKRKKVADLGTVRKLVVALKEAGKGRAARRVVAGLRKKFPDQFDGPWKELEKDAGLTPGASNEEEEVEEDEQQPEKTAAAV; encoded by the coding sequence ATGGCCGCCATCTTCTccgcctccggccgccgcctgCTCTCCACCGCCGCTGCGGCTGCCGAGTTCCCCGTCCCGATGGCCCGCATCCGCAACCTCGCCCGCGTGGGCCGCCTCGACGACATCGACGCCGCCGTCGCGCCGCTCGTGCCGACCAACCCCAAAGCCGTGATCTCCGCCCTCTCCGTGGTCGGCCTCTCCGACCGGGCCTCCGCCATCCTCTCCACCATCCCGTCGCCCACCGCCGAGCATCTCAACGCCCTCCTggccccgctcctccgccgccgccgcctcgccgagcGCGTGCCTGCTCTGCTGGACGCGCACCCCTCAGCGCCGCGCGACGCCTTTACGTGGTCCATCCTCGCCAAGTCCCTCTGCATCACCAAAGGCGCCGACCACGCGGTGTACCTCCTCCACGGGGAGGAGCCGCCTTCCCTCCACCTCTACACGGCCATCATCGACTCCTACTACAAGCAAAAGAAGCCCCACCGCGCCGAGGAGCTGTGGCGCGAGATGGTCGAGGAACGCGGCATCGCGCCCGACGCTGCCGCTTACAATGTCAGGATCACCTACAAGTCGTCAACCGGCACGGTGGAGGAGGTGCAGGAGCTTATCCGAGCCATGGGCGAGGAGTCGGGGTTGCGGCCGGATGTCATCTCCTACAATGGGCTGATCCGGGTGCTGGGGCGGCACAAGAGGGTGGACGAGGCCCTGGAGGTATACAGGAGCTTgcaggagaagggggtggaggggaacACTGAGGCGAAGTCGGCACCGGAGTGCGCAACATACGCATGCATGGTGGGGGCGCTGTGCAGCGAGGGGAGGTTGTCAGAGGCGGAGGACGTGTTCTACGAGGGGGTAAAGCGCAAGAAGGTGGCAGATCTGGGCACGGTGCGTAAGCTGGTAGTGGCtctcaaggaggctggcaagggtcGGGCGGCGAGGCGGGTGGTGGCCGGGCTACGCAAGAAGTTCCCTGACCAGTTCGACGGTCCATGGAAGGAGCTTGAGAAGGATGCCGGCCTCACACCGGGAGCCAGCAACGaagaggaggaagtggaggaggacgagcagcagccagagaagacggcggcggcggtaTGA